From bacterium, the proteins below share one genomic window:
- a CDS encoding DUF3127 domain-containing protein, with protein sequence MNMQVQGKIHAAFDAEQVTQRFRKREFVLELEGESRYPQYVMFQFTGDRCEMLDGFSNGEEVKVEFSLRGREWTSPKGDVRYFTSLETWSIDRVGDAAPVGADDAGDAGMFADDPPPPTDDDDIPF encoded by the coding sequence ATGAACATGCAGGTCCAGGGCAAGATCCACGCGGCGTTCGATGCCGAGCAGGTCACGCAGCGCTTCCGGAAGCGCGAGTTCGTGCTCGAGCTGGAGGGCGAGTCGCGTTATCCCCAGTACGTCATGTTCCAGTTCACCGGTGATCGCTGCGAGATGCTCGACGGCTTCTCGAACGGCGAAGAGGTGAAGGTCGAGTTCAGCCTCCGGGGCCGCGAGTGGACCAGCCCCAAGGGCGACGTCCGCTACTTCACCAGTCTCGAGACCTGGTCCATCGATCGCGTCGGTGACGCTGCACCCGTCGGTGCCGACGATGCTGGCGATGCCGGCATGTTCGCCGACGACCCGCCGCCGCCGACGGACGACGACGACATTCCCTTTTGA
- a CDS encoding alpha/beta fold hydrolase, producing the protein MKSPTSRSIVPASLLLLASVACVTPAPESPTVVAIARVPWSPATQDPLIFDLDAPPRMVETAFEVEGAALNAVVYEAQGPGPHPALVLLHGFPGFERNLDLAQAARRAGWTVVFFHYRGAWGSGGEFSFVNVIEDVHAVVEAIAQPDFASTHRLDPNRIALVGHSMGGFAALVAGAENDRVDCVASLAGANLGGFARAASDASGGAEQMAASLDSWSGPIVGPSGTELVAEVAANAERFETTGHATRLAGKSILLLAGGRDQVTTVTVHHTPLVEALEAAGAEDVTAHVMPLGDHAFSGLRIELATRLVDWLEGRCRAG; encoded by the coding sequence ATGAAGAGCCCCACCTCGCGTTCCATCGTTCCCGCCTCCCTGCTTCTCCTCGCGTCCGTCGCGTGCGTCACCCCGGCGCCGGAATCGCCCACGGTCGTGGCGATCGCGCGGGTTCCGTGGTCACCGGCGACGCAGGATCCGCTGATCTTCGACCTCGACGCGCCGCCGAGAATGGTCGAGACCGCTTTCGAGGTCGAAGGCGCTGCGCTGAACGCGGTCGTCTACGAGGCCCAGGGTCCCGGGCCGCATCCCGCCCTCGTCCTGCTCCACGGCTTCCCGGGCTTCGAACGCAACCTCGATCTGGCCCAGGCGGCGCGGCGCGCCGGCTGGACCGTCGTGTTCTTCCACTACCGCGGCGCCTGGGGCAGCGGCGGCGAGTTCTCCTTCGTGAACGTGATCGAGGACGTCCACGCGGTGGTGGAAGCGATCGCCCAGCCGGACTTCGCTTCGACGCATCGGCTCGATCCGAACCGGATCGCGCTGGTCGGGCACAGCATGGGGGGCTTCGCGGCCCTCGTCGCCGGCGCGGAGAACGATCGCGTCGACTGCGTGGCGTCGCTCGCCGGAGCCAACCTGGGTGGCTTCGCGCGCGCCGCGTCCGACGCGTCGGGCGGCGCCGAGCAGATGGCAGCGAGTCTCGATTCCTGGTCGGGACCGATCGTCGGGCCGAGCGGGACCGAGCTCGTCGCCGAAGTCGCGGCGAATGCCGAGCGCTTCGAGACGACGGGGCATGCCACGCGACTCGCCGGCAAGTCGATCCTGCTGCTCGCGGGAGGGCGTGATCAGGTGACGACCGTCACGGTCCATCACACGCCCCTCGTCGAAGCACTGGAGGCGGCCGGGGCGGAAGACGTCACGGCGCACGTGATGCCCCTCGGTGATCACGCCTTCTCAGGGCTCCGGATCGAGCTGGCCACACGGCTGGTCGACTGGCTGGAGGGGCGCTGCCGGGCCGGCTGA
- a CDS encoding MFS transporter, protein MSSEAQQVRGLAAILPSRLFYGWVIAMIAFAAQFVFTAAGLSIIGNLVTPISTEFGVAPTLVGIAPGMAILVMGILGPFIGRAIDAGHVRRVMVTGGLLSGVGLVAIAYASSFWQVALAFVLLCAPGYALYGTLPVMALVANWFVRRRGLVLGIAVAGATLASGVGPNLFEEIVADYGWRTALATFGAFTAAISLPLFGGFIVSRPEEMGLRPDGEVVPEESEGAEEAGPRARSAAELAKIPALWIQAIGFGLVLTSPVVIIALLVPFGEALGLTRDEAADFFLWMIPFSLAGKLVIGGLADVTPLKPGIALMVVVNAIVWWMLRQEPDYDTLMVIGAIYGLGIGGMAPLHGVLIGRLFGRIDFGTASGLGGIVGVSLIVLASFGSQGLLAATGSYPLVCTVQMVLVLVGGALLAFLNVPPPEEAR, encoded by the coding sequence ATGTCGAGCGAAGCACAACAGGTCCGGGGGCTCGCCGCGATCCTTCCCTCGAGACTGTTCTACGGCTGGGTGATCGCCATGATCGCGTTCGCCGCCCAGTTCGTCTTCACCGCCGCCGGGCTTTCGATCATCGGCAACCTCGTCACGCCGATCTCCACGGAGTTCGGCGTGGCGCCGACCCTGGTCGGCATCGCCCCGGGCATGGCGATCCTCGTGATGGGGATCCTCGGTCCCTTCATCGGTCGCGCGATCGACGCGGGGCACGTTCGCCGCGTGATGGTGACGGGGGGCCTGCTCTCCGGCGTCGGCCTCGTGGCGATCGCGTACGCCTCGAGCTTCTGGCAGGTCGCCCTGGCCTTCGTCCTTCTCTGCGCGCCCGGGTACGCGCTCTACGGGACGCTGCCGGTGATGGCGCTCGTCGCGAACTGGTTCGTGCGACGTCGCGGCCTCGTGCTGGGAATCGCCGTCGCTGGAGCGACGCTCGCGAGCGGCGTCGGCCCGAATCTCTTCGAGGAGATCGTCGCCGACTACGGCTGGCGGACCGCGCTCGCGACCTTCGGTGCGTTCACCGCCGCGATCTCGCTTCCGCTCTTCGGCGGGTTCATCGTCTCGCGTCCTGAAGAGATGGGACTGCGGCCCGACGGGGAGGTGGTGCCGGAGGAGTCGGAGGGCGCCGAAGAAGCGGGGCCGCGCGCGCGGAGCGCCGCCGAGCTCGCGAAGATCCCGGCTCTCTGGATCCAGGCGATCGGATTCGGCCTCGTCCTGACCTCCCCCGTCGTGATCATCGCGCTCCTCGTGCCCTTCGGTGAAGCGCTGGGCCTGACGCGCGACGAGGCGGCGGACTTCTTTCTCTGGATGATTCCGTTCTCGCTCGCGGGCAAACTCGTGATCGGAGGCCTGGCGGACGTGACGCCGCTCAAGCCCGGGATCGCGCTCATGGTCGTGGTGAACGCGATCGTGTGGTGGATGCTCCGCCAGGAGCCGGACTACGACACGCTGATGGTGATCGGAGCGATCTACGGCCTCGGCATCGGCGGGATGGCGCCGCTCCACGGCGTGTTGATCGGCCGACTCTTCGGGCGGATCGACTTCGGGACGGCGAGCGGCCTCGGCGGGATCGTGGGCGTCAGCCTGATCGTGCTCGCGAGCTTCGGCTCCCAGGGGCTGCTCGCGGCGACGGGCTCGTACCCGCTCGTCTGCACGGTGCAGATGGTCCTCGTCCTCGTGGGCGGGGCGCTCCTCGCCTTCCTGAACGTACCGCCGCCGGAAGAGGCGCGTTAG
- a CDS encoding nuclear transport factor 2 family protein produces MSDSETLETLIAKQAIRDALSRYCRGLDRMDREMAEDVWHADGTADYLGIFEGTGHGFIEWVWEAHASMERHSHQITNVLVEVGADGASATSESYVTVVLWTLPDGKGEQLELVGRGRYLDRWEKRDGRWAIAHRVHVLDMSSSNPLTRAEVPEESRRDEKDPSFGYIAKWRRA; encoded by the coding sequence ATGTCCGATTCCGAAACCCTCGAAACGCTGATCGCCAAACAAGCGATCCGGGACGCGCTCTCGCGCTATTGCCGCGGCCTCGATCGCATGGATCGCGAGATGGCCGAGGACGTCTGGCACGCGGACGGGACCGCCGACTATCTCGGCATATTCGAGGGGACGGGCCATGGATTCATCGAGTGGGTCTGGGAGGCGCACGCGTCCATGGAGCGCCACTCCCATCAGATCACGAACGTGTTGGTCGAGGTCGGCGCCGACGGCGCGAGCGCGACGAGCGAGTCCTACGTGACCGTCGTGCTCTGGACGCTGCCCGACGGGAAGGGCGAGCAGCTCGAGCTGGTGGGACGGGGGCGCTACCTCGACCGCTGGGAGAAGCGGGACGGGCGCTGGGCGATCGCACACCGGGTCCACGTGCTCGACATGTCGAGCTCGAACCCGCTCACGCGGGCCGAGGTCCCCGAAGAGAGCCGTCGCGACGAGAAGGATCCGAGCTTCGGCTACATCGCGAAATGGCGCCGCGCCTAA
- a CDS encoding L-threonylcarbamoyladenylate synthase, protein MERLRVDPERPAPRKLKPAIDALGRDRVVLYPSDTGYAFGCALSSRKAIGTIRTLKGHDERSKKPLSMLVNELSDFGHYAIMETGVFRTVRRILPGAYTIVLEASTDVPRDMRNRFGEIGLRMPDSALCRMLVDDLGEPIVTGSLTSGDDEPALEDPDELERIFRGRVDVLIDGGPMWPEPSTMLRAAGGELEVTREGKGPLPG, encoded by the coding sequence ATGGAACGCCTCCGTGTCGATCCCGAGCGCCCGGCCCCGCGCAAGCTGAAACCCGCGATCGATGCGCTCGGTCGCGACCGCGTCGTGCTGTATCCCTCCGATACGGGATACGCGTTCGGCTGTGCGCTCTCGAGCCGCAAGGCGATCGGCACGATCCGGACTCTCAAGGGGCACGACGAACGGTCGAAGAAGCCGCTCTCGATGCTCGTGAACGAGCTCTCGGACTTCGGCCACTACGCGATCATGGAGACGGGTGTGTTCCGCACCGTCCGCCGCATCCTCCCGGGCGCCTACACGATCGTGCTCGAGGCGAGCACCGACGTGCCCCGCGACATGCGCAACCGCTTCGGCGAGATCGGACTGCGCATGCCCGACTCGGCGCTGTGTCGGATGTTGGTCGACGACCTGGGAGAGCCGATCGTGACGGGCTCGCTCACCTCCGGCGACGACGAGCCGGCCCTCGAGGATCCGGACGAGCTCGAGCGGATCTTCCGAGGGCGCGTGGACGTGCTGATCGACGGCGGACCCATGTGGCCCGAGCCGTCGACGATGCTGCGGGCGGCGGGCGGTGAGCTCGAGGTCACGCGGGAGGGCAAGGGCCCGCTTCCGGGCTGA
- a CDS encoding wax ester/triacylglycerol synthase family O-acyltransferase: protein MEQLSALDATFINMETRNAPTHIGGLAIYDQATAPGGLVTFKSILANLESRLHLARCFRQKIVRAPLGFDHPYWIEDPDFDLEFHVRHIALPKPGDWRQLCIQVARLHARPLDLGKPLWEMYVIEGLDEVEGLPPGCFAVLTKIHHAAIDGVSGVEMTAAIHDLEVDGKPEPPTMPWVAESEPSVLELGIRATVNNIRQPFRFAQILSEAAPPAIRGYFEAAAAREDDEDAPAEVPRTRFNGKVSPHRVFEAASFDLSDVKQIRKRVEGCTVNDVILATVGGALRKYLEHHMELPLETLSAFAPISTRTADQAGTAGNQVSGMFVAIHTDEVEPVRRLEKVFRSTQSSKQMTEAVGARTMTDVTQTMPGALAGIAGRLVARTGLMSRLTPVAHCVVTNVPGPQIPLYFTGAKMVGSFGLGLPMEGIGLFHAVLSYNGMITVSVTACREQMPDPSFYAQCLEESFRELREASVE from the coding sequence ATGGAACAGCTCAGCGCACTCGACGCGACCTTCATCAACATGGAGACGCGCAACGCGCCGACCCACATCGGCGGCCTGGCCATCTACGACCAGGCGACGGCGCCGGGTGGGCTCGTCACGTTCAAGAGCATCCTCGCGAATCTCGAGTCGCGTCTCCATCTCGCCCGCTGCTTCCGGCAGAAGATCGTGCGCGCGCCTCTCGGCTTCGATCACCCGTACTGGATCGAGGACCCGGACTTCGATCTCGAGTTCCACGTCCGGCACATCGCGCTTCCCAAGCCCGGCGACTGGCGTCAGCTCTGCATCCAGGTGGCCCGTCTGCACGCGCGCCCCCTCGACCTCGGCAAGCCGCTCTGGGAGATGTACGTGATCGAAGGCCTCGACGAGGTCGAGGGCCTGCCGCCCGGCTGTTTCGCCGTGCTCACGAAGATCCACCACGCCGCGATCGACGGTGTCTCGGGCGTCGAGATGACCGCCGCGATCCACGACCTCGAGGTCGATGGGAAGCCCGAGCCGCCGACCATGCCCTGGGTCGCCGAGTCCGAGCCTTCGGTGCTCGAGCTCGGGATCCGCGCGACGGTCAACAACATTCGCCAGCCCTTCCGCTTCGCGCAGATCCTCAGCGAGGCGGCGCCCCCGGCGATCCGCGGCTACTTCGAAGCGGCCGCGGCGCGCGAAGACGACGAGGATGCGCCGGCGGAGGTCCCGCGCACGCGATTCAACGGGAAGGTCTCGCCCCATCGCGTGTTCGAGGCGGCGAGCTTCGACCTCTCCGACGTGAAGCAGATCCGCAAGCGCGTCGAGGGCTGCACCGTCAACGACGTCATCCTGGCGACGGTGGGCGGTGCGCTCCGGAAGTATCTCGAGCACCACATGGAGCTGCCCCTCGAGACCCTGTCGGCCTTCGCGCCGATCTCGACGCGGACCGCCGACCAGGCGGGCACGGCGGGCAACCAGGTGTCCGGCATGTTCGTCGCGATCCACACCGACGAGGTCGAGCCGGTGCGTCGTCTCGAGAAGGTCTTCCGTTCGACGCAGAGTTCGAAGCAGATGACCGAGGCCGTGGGTGCGCGGACGATGACCGACGTGACCCAGACGATGCCGGGCGCGCTCGCGGGGATCGCCGGTCGTCTCGTGGCGCGAACGGGTCTCATGAGTCGGCTCACGCCGGTCGCGCACTGCGTCGTGACCAACGTGCCGGGGCCGCAGATTCCGCTCTACTTCACCGGCGCCAAGATGGTCGGCTCGTTCGGACTCGGCCTCCCGATGGAAGGCATCGGCCTCTTCCATGCCGTCCTCTCCTACAACGGCATGATCACCGTTTCGGTGACCGCCTGTCGCGAGCAGATGCCGGACCCGAGCTTCTACGCCCAGTGCCTCGAGGAGTCGTTCCGCGAGCTGCGCGAGGCCTCGGTCGAGTAG
- a CDS encoding DUF3604 domain-containing protein: MRPKRPSRQALLLFLALQVVTLAACPSDPPTDEAATAAEETAAERGLAPSGRPYSEDRAPCTDRDPLRQALWGELHVHSTLSMDAWLWDVRSTPDDVFRFAKGEEILLAPLDEDGVPTRPAKLERPIDFASLTDHASFQGEVALCTRAGSPQYDTHACRFFRGEVPIEPNPAGDFATRMAGISAALQTDGSAPARRGDLCGEEGADCIDVMQSVWEEQQAAAERHYDRSENCRFTSLHGYEYTATPDLAKIHHNVIFRNAVVPEKPIAWIDEPDVYGLWEKLRDQCSDAGTGCDVVTLPHNSNLSNGNMFATGGRDLPLEAQRDRARLRADIERLVEINQIKGDSECRNGFAGVLGGRDEFCEFEEWRGPEVPECGPDEVSAGALVGQGCVSRRDYVRYALVEGFREQARIGVNPFKIGIVAATDAHNGNPGDVEEYSYQGWAGISDGSREARIAKSGSPMQATNSLLANPGGLAGVWAEENSRDAIFDAMKRRETFGTSGPRITARFFGGWQYPADLCGDRDLVSKGYSGGVPMGGDLPAAPSADAAPVFVVSAMRDVGIPEHPGGLLQRAQVVKGWMDADGTFHQKVIDVAGGENDATVDEATCQPRGDGHNSLCSVWTDPDFDAEQNAVYYVRVLENPSCRWSARQCLEEATDPTSSGRSTGCDDPSTPKTIQERLWTSPIWYDATAEG; encoded by the coding sequence ATGCGTCCCAAGCGTCCGTCCCGACAGGCCCTGCTCCTCTTCCTCGCTCTGCAGGTGGTCACGCTCGCGGCGTGCCCGTCCGACCCGCCGACCGACGAAGCGGCCACGGCGGCGGAGGAGACCGCCGCGGAGCGAGGCCTCGCCCCTTCCGGTCGACCCTACAGCGAGGACCGCGCCCCCTGCACGGATCGCGACCCGCTTCGACAGGCGCTCTGGGGCGAGCTCCACGTCCATTCGACGCTCTCGATGGATGCCTGGCTGTGGGACGTGCGGAGTACCCCCGATGACGTATTCCGCTTTGCCAAGGGCGAGGAGATCCTGCTCGCCCCTCTCGATGAAGACGGTGTCCCGACGCGACCCGCGAAGCTCGAACGACCGATCGACTTCGCCTCGCTCACGGACCACGCGAGCTTCCAGGGCGAGGTCGCGCTCTGCACGCGCGCCGGCTCCCCTCAGTACGACACCCACGCGTGTCGCTTCTTCCGCGGCGAGGTCCCGATCGAGCCGAATCCGGCGGGCGACTTCGCGACGCGCATGGCGGGCATCTCGGCGGCGCTCCAGACCGACGGATCGGCCCCCGCGCGCCGCGGCGACCTCTGCGGCGAGGAGGGCGCCGACTGCATCGACGTCATGCAGTCGGTCTGGGAAGAGCAGCAGGCCGCAGCCGAGCGGCACTACGACCGTTCCGAGAATTGCCGCTTCACGTCCCTTCATGGCTACGAGTACACGGCGACGCCGGACCTCGCGAAGATCCACCACAACGTGATCTTCCGGAACGCCGTGGTCCCCGAGAAGCCGATCGCCTGGATCGACGAGCCGGACGTCTACGGCCTCTGGGAGAAGCTCCGGGACCAGTGTTCCGACGCGGGGACGGGCTGCGACGTCGTGACCCTGCCCCACAACTCGAACCTCTCCAACGGCAACATGTTCGCCACCGGCGGGCGGGATCTCCCCCTCGAAGCCCAGCGCGACCGCGCCCGCCTCCGCGCGGACATCGAACGCCTCGTCGAGATCAACCAGATCAAGGGCGACAGCGAGTGCCGGAACGGGTTCGCGGGCGTCCTCGGCGGACGCGACGAGTTCTGCGAGTTCGAAGAGTGGCGCGGCCCCGAGGTCCCCGAGTGCGGTCCGGACGAAGTCAGCGCCGGCGCCCTCGTCGGACAGGGCTGCGTCTCGCGTCGCGACTACGTCCGCTACGCGCTCGTCGAAGGCTTCCGCGAGCAGGCGCGAATCGGCGTGAACCCCTTCAAGATCGGGATCGTCGCCGCGACCGACGCCCACAACGGCAACCCCGGCGACGTCGAGGAGTACTCCTACCAGGGCTGGGCCGGGATCTCGGACGGATCCCGGGAAGCCCGGATCGCCAAGAGCGGGAGCCCGATGCAGGCGACCAACTCCCTGCTCGCGAATCCCGGCGGACTCGCCGGCGTCTGGGCGGAAGAGAACTCCCGGGACGCGATCTTCGACGCCATGAAGCGACGCGAGACCTTCGGGACGAGCGGCCCCCGGATCACCGCGCGCTTCTTCGGCGGCTGGCAGTACCCGGCGGATCTGTGCGGTGATCGCGACCTCGTCTCGAAGGGCTACTCGGGGGGCGTGCCGATGGGCGGCGATCTTCCCGCGGCACCGAGCGCCGATGCGGCGCCCGTCTTCGTCGTCTCCGCGATGCGCGACGTCGGGATCCCCGAGCACCCCGGCGGCCTGCTCCAACGCGCGCAGGTCGTGAAGGGCTGGATGGACGCGGACGGCACCTTCCATCAGAAGGTGATCGACGTCGCCGGCGGTGAGAACGACGCGACCGTCGACGAGGCGACCTGCCAGCCCCGCGGCGATGGACACAACAGCCTCTGCTCGGTCTGGACCGACCCGGACTTCGACGCGGAACAGAATGCGGTCTACTACGTGCGCGTGCTGGAGAATCCGAGCTGTCGCTGGTCCGCGCGGCAGTGTCTCGAAGAAGCCACCGACCCGACCTCGAGTGGCCGCAGCACCGGCTGCGACGACCCGTCGACGCCGAAGACGATCCAGGAACGACTCTGGACTTCGCCGATCTGGTACGACGCGACGGCGGAGGGCTGA
- a CDS encoding sulfotransferase: MAGEKIRIEDLANPVLTPPQKAALDYAETQTIDLSIPAVVNAAEEATGLSCWGPDDWKERLGVWFDEMNADDNRTALGRMILFGDCVRYATTRLRINDLLDRHPEIHDVKIERPIIVVGLPRSGTTHLVNLIAADQRLRSMPLWEGQEPVPDSNEKPGEDGIDPRWHRCNAIWERMQATSPLISAMHPMEPDHIHEELEFMLPDFTSYNLEWIARAPKWRDYYLAHDQTPHYQGALLTGLKILQWMKPRERWILKCPQHLEQIGPLMATFPDATIVVTHRDPISVIQSAATMNAYASRQNYHHTDPQWYLDYWHDRIVRLLRASVRDRDQLPSDRTYDVLFHDFMADDVGTVEKIYEVAGLEMTADARGQIQAYMDAHPRGKDGQVVYDVRKDFGADPAELRKAFDFYFEAFPGVKVQVK, encoded by the coding sequence GTGGCTGGCGAGAAGATCCGCATCGAAGACCTGGCGAACCCGGTTCTCACGCCGCCCCAGAAGGCTGCCCTCGACTATGCGGAGACGCAGACGATCGACCTGTCGATTCCCGCGGTCGTGAACGCGGCGGAAGAGGCGACGGGCCTCTCCTGCTGGGGTCCCGACGACTGGAAGGAGCGGCTCGGCGTCTGGTTCGACGAGATGAACGCCGACGACAACCGGACGGCGCTCGGCCGAATGATCCTCTTCGGCGACTGCGTGCGGTACGCGACGACGAGACTCCGGATCAACGACCTGCTCGATCGCCACCCCGAGATCCACGACGTGAAGATCGAGCGGCCGATCATCGTGGTCGGTCTGCCCCGCTCCGGGACGACCCACCTCGTCAACCTGATCGCTGCGGACCAGCGGCTGCGCTCGATGCCGCTGTGGGAAGGCCAGGAGCCGGTCCCGGATTCGAACGAGAAGCCCGGCGAGGATGGGATCGACCCACGCTGGCACCGCTGCAATGCGATCTGGGAGCGCATGCAGGCGACGTCGCCGCTGATCTCGGCGATGCACCCGATGGAGCCCGACCACATCCACGAAGAGCTCGAGTTCATGCTGCCGGACTTCACGAGCTACAACCTCGAGTGGATCGCGCGGGCCCCGAAGTGGCGCGACTACTACCTGGCCCACGACCAGACGCCCCACTATCAGGGCGCGCTCCTCACCGGGCTCAAGATCCTCCAGTGGATGAAGCCGCGGGAGCGCTGGATCCTGAAGTGTCCCCAGCATCTCGAGCAGATCGGCCCGCTGATGGCGACCTTCCCGGACGCCACGATCGTCGTGACCCACCGGGACCCGATCTCGGTGATCCAGTCGGCCGCGACGATGAACGCGTACGCCTCCCGGCAGAACTACCATCACACCGATCCCCAGTGGTACCTCGACTACTGGCACGACCGGATCGTTCGCCTCCTCCGCGCCTCCGTCCGCGACCGCGACCAGCTCCCCTCGGATCGGACCTACGACGTTCTCTTTCACGACTTCATGGCCGACGACGTCGGGACGGTCGAGAAGATCTACGAGGTCGCCGGGCTCGAGATGACCGCCGACGCGCGGGGACAGATCCAGGCGTACATGGATGCCCACCCCCGCGGCAAGGACGGGCAGGTCGTGTACGACGTGCGCAAGGACTTCGGCGCGGACCCCGCCGAGCTGCGGAAGGCCTTCGACTTCTACTTCGAGGCGTTTCCCGGCGTGAAGGTCCAGGTCAAGTAG
- a CDS encoding UTP--glucose-1-phosphate uridylyltransferase: MTAPDDSLDRIHRERMQAEAMPEIAIRGFLRALHFVRDGGTTTLPEATLDPVDQLPRADDLRDCEDAGREALDRAVVIKLNGGLGTGMGLAGPKSLLPVREDATFLDLIARQILHLRAREGARLPLLLMNSFRTREPSLARLARYDGLAGELPLDFLQHRVPRIDPESFAPVDWPDDPELAWCPPGHGDLYAAISSSGVLARLREEGIRYAFVSNADNLGGVLDLSILGWFAREGLPFAMEVAERTAADRKGGHLARRGGRLVLRESAQCAPEDKASFQDIARHRYFNTNNLWLDLDAIAGALEASPDGLPLPVMTNAKTIVASDPDTPPCLQLETAMGAAIECFDGAEAICVSRERFAPVKTTADLLAVRSDAYELREDARLVAVDPEATRRRVIELDARFYKNVGDLDARFPHGAPSLAKARHFSVEGDHRFGRDVVVRGDVRLESESGATVEVAHGTQLDG; the protein is encoded by the coding sequence GTGACGGCCCCGGACGATTCCCTCGATCGCATCCACCGCGAGCGCATGCAGGCGGAGGCGATGCCCGAGATCGCGATTCGAGGCTTCCTGCGTGCGTTGCACTTCGTGCGCGACGGCGGCACGACGACCCTCCCGGAGGCCACCCTCGATCCGGTCGATCAGCTGCCTCGGGCGGACGATCTCCGCGACTGCGAGGACGCGGGGCGCGAGGCGCTCGATCGCGCCGTCGTCATCAAGCTGAACGGCGGCCTCGGGACGGGCATGGGCCTCGCGGGACCGAAGAGCCTGCTTCCGGTCCGCGAAGACGCGACCTTCCTCGACCTGATCGCCCGACAGATCCTGCATCTGCGGGCGCGCGAGGGCGCGCGACTTCCGCTCCTCCTGATGAACAGCTTCCGAACGCGCGAGCCCTCCCTCGCTCGGCTCGCCCGCTACGACGGGCTCGCCGGCGAGCTTCCCCTCGACTTCCTGCAGCACCGGGTGCCTCGAATCGACCCCGAGAGCTTTGCCCCCGTCGACTGGCCCGACGACCCGGAGCTCGCCTGGTGCCCGCCCGGCCACGGGGATCTCTACGCGGCGATCTCCTCCTCGGGTGTCCTCGCTCGCCTTCGCGAGGAGGGCATCCGCTACGCCTTCGTCTCCAACGCGGACAACCTGGGCGGCGTGCTCGATCTGTCGATCCTGGGCTGGTTCGCTCGCGAAGGGCTCCCCTTCGCGATGGAGGTCGCCGAGCGGACGGCCGCCGACCGCAAGGGCGGCCACCTCGCACGCCGCGGCGGCCGGCTCGTCCTGCGCGAGTCGGCGCAGTGCGCTCCCGAAGACAAGGCTTCCTTCCAGGACATCGCGCGCCACCGCTACTTCAACACGAACAATCTCTGGCTCGATCTCGACGCGATCGCCGGCGCGCTCGAAGCGTCCCCCGACGGCCTGCCGCTCCCGGTCATGACGAACGCCAAGACGATCGTCGCGAGCGATCCGGACACGCCGCCGTGTCTGCAGCTCGAAACCGCGATGGGCGCGGCGATCGAGTGCTTCGACGGGGCGGAGGCGATCTGCGTCTCGCGCGAACGCTTCGCGCCGGTCAAGACGACGGCGGATCTGCTGGCGGTCCGATCGGATGCCTACGAGCTGCGAGAGGATGCCCGCCTCGTCGCGGTCGATCCCGAAGCGACGCGGCGCCGCGTGATCGAGCTCGACGCTCGCTTCTACAAGAACGTCGGCGATCTCGACGCGCGCTTCCCGCACGGCGCGCCCTCGCTGGCGAAGGCCCGGCACTTCTCGGTCGAAGGGGACCACCGCTTCGGTCGCGACGTCGTCGTTCGAGGCGACGTCCGGCTCGAATCGGAGTCGGGGGCGACCGTCGAGGTCGCCCACGGTACGCAGCTCGACGGGTAG